The following is a genomic window from Pedobacter sp. KBS0701.
TCGGCTACCCATTGGTAATCCGCCCTTCGTATACTTTAGGTGGTTCTGGCGGTGGTTTCGTACATAAAAAAGAGGAATTCGATGCTGCGCTAAAACGTGGTTTAGAAGCTTCGCCAACACACGAAGTATTGGTAGAGAAAGCTGTTTTAGGCTGGAAAGAATACGAGTTAGAGTTGCTAAGAGATAGCAACGATAACGTAATCATTATTTGTTCGATCGAAAACTTCGATCCGATGGGGATCCACACGGGAGATTCGATCACGGTTGCTCCGGCGATGACTTTATCTGATCGTTGTTACCAGGATATGCGTAACCAGGCGATCAAAATGATGCGTGCAATCGGTAACTTCGCCGGCGGCTGTAATGTTCAGTTCTCAGTTAATCCGGCAAATGACGAGATTATCGCCATCGAAATTAACCCACGTGTATCACGTTCATCAGCTTTGGCAAGTAAGGCAACCGGTTATCCGATTGCGAAAATTGCAGCTAAACTGGCTATCGGATACAACCTGGATGAAATTGAAAATCAGATTACCAAAACAACTTCAGCATACTTCGAACCTACTTTAGATTACGTAATTGTTAAAGTACCGCGCTGGAACTTCGATAAATTTAAAGGCGCTAACAAAGAGCTTGGCTTGCAGATGAAATCAGTAGGTGAGGTAATGGCAATTGGCCGTACCTTTATCGAAGCATTACAAAAAGCTTGTCAGAGTTTAGAGATCAACCGCGCTGGTTTAGGTGCAGATGGCAGACAGGTTCGCAATATTGAAGAGATTATGGACGGTTTAGAGCATGCCTCTTGGAACCGTTTATTCTTAATAAAAGATGCCATGGTAATGGGTGTGCCTTTGGAGTCTATCCGTAAGGTTACTAAAATTGATAAATGGTTCTTAAACCAGATTCAGGAGCTTGTATTGCTTGAAACTGAACTAAAAAGATACTCATTAAATAACATCCCTCAGGATTTCTTCGTAACCCTTAAGCAAAAAGGCTTCTCTGATATTCAGATCGCGTGGTTGTTAGGCAATGTTACTGAAGATGAAGTTTACGATCGCCGTAAAGCTTTAGGCATAAACAGGGTGTATAAAATGGTTGATACCTGCGCTGCAGAGTTTCCGGCCAAAACACCATATTACTATTCTACTTTCGAAGAAGAGAATGAATCAAAACCTTCTGACAGGAAAAAAGTAATTGTTTTGGGTTCAGGACCTAACCGTATTGGTCAGGGTATCGAATTCGATTATTCATGTGTACATGGTTTATTGGCTGCAAAAGAATCGGGTTTCGAAGCCATCATGGTTAACTGTAACCCTGAAACGGTTTCTACCGACTTTAACATGGCCGATAAATTATACTTCGAGCCTGTTTTCTGGGAACATGTTCGCGAAATTATCGACTTAGAAAAACCTGAAGGTGTAATTGTCCAGCTGGGTGGTCAAACCGCGCTGAAAATGGCAGAAAAATTAACTGAAAAAGGCATCAAAATTATCGGAACATCTTTCGAGAACATGGACATTGCCGAAGACCGCGGCCGTTTCTCTGATCTATTGAAAGAATTAGACATCCCTTATCCAAAATATGGTGTTGCAGAAAATGCCGAGGAGGCCATTGTTGTTGCAAATGAGGTAGGTTACCCGGTATTGGTTCGTCCGAGTTATGTACTGGGTGGACAGGGTATGAGTATCGTAATTAACGATGAAGACCTTGAAAAAGCAGTGGTGAAATTATTAGGTGATTTACCGGGCAACCGCGTATTGATCGATCACTTTTTGGATAGGGCAGAAGAAGCAGAATCTGATTCAATATCTGACGGTGAGGATGTACACATTGTAGGTATGATGGAACACATTGAGCCAGCAGGTATCCACTCAGGAGATTCATTTGCAGTATTACCTACATTCAGCTTATCCGAAACGGTAACAAAAGCAATGGAAGAATACTCCATTAAAATTGCAAAAGCGTTAGATGTACGTGGTTTACTGAACATCCAGTTTGCTATTAAAGATGAGAAAGTATATGTAATCGAAGCGAATCCCAGGGCATCGCGTACGGTTCCGTTCATCGCAAAAGCTTACGATGTTCCATACATCAACATTGCGGCCAAAATTATGTTAGGCGTAGCTAAACTGAAAGATTTTACCATCGAGCGCAAGCTTAAAGGTTACGCGATTAAAGAACCGGTTTTCTCTTACGAAAAATTCCCGGAGGTAACAAAGGAATTAGGTCCGGAAATGAAATCTACAGGTGAAGCCATCCGTTTCATCAAAGATTTAGAAGACCCTTACTTCCGCAAGCTTTACAAAGACAAATCAATGTATTTGAGTAAGTAATCTGCTTACAAAGGTTTATAAAATAGCAATGGCCAGTGAAAATCACTGGCCATTTTTATAATATTGTATTTGGCGGCTCGTCATTCCCAACTCGATTGGGAATCTTAAAGCTTATTGCATTAAGATTCCCGCCTGCGCCTATCGTGTGGACACATCTTTCGGTTTGGGTTTTTTATACGTTTTGCTAGCTTGCTTTAATAAATTTACAGGTTTTACCGAAGAACGCCGTCAATCCCAAGGGCCAGGAGAATCAAAAAAACAGAAGTAGTTCATTACAATTGGCACAAACAAACCTGAAACGCAGTGGTTTTGTGTTCGTAATCATGAATTAAAGCTCAAAATAGTATTGAACACAAAACAACGTGCCGCTGTTTTTTTGATGTGCGTGAGATGGTGTAAAGGGCCCATTGCTGGATTGACAAAGCGCTTTGGGTACTTTGGCGCTCCAAAGTACCATGCCACCGCGGCATAGAGCGGAAAAAAAATCAACATTTATTTCCAAATTATAGTTTTTAAGATATCAAAGCTTGTTATTAGCAGGAAAGATGCTGAAATAAATTCAGCATGACGATTGACCTAGGCAACAACGCTAAAAACAAATGTAAACTAAAAGAGATGTGTCCACACGGTAGGCCTGCGCGGGAATGACGACCGTTTTATAACAGCTGCTATTATTGTTTCAACTTCGGAATCCTGGTTGGTGTATCTGTTCCGTTTACAATGCTGGTTGCACTCTTGGCAATTGCTTTAATGGTAGAAAGGATATTTTCTACATCTAAAGAGCTGTATTCGTCCTTCACACTATGGTATAATTTATCAATATCAATTTTATCGGTACTAATGGTATGTGCCGGAACGCCTAAAGCAGCAAGAGTAGCATTGTCACTTCTATAAAATAAGTTTTGATCGGGGTATGGGTCCGGATGGAAAGTAAATTCGGTTCCAGCTAAGTTTTTCTGTAAAATCTTCCCAAAATCCGATCTTTCGTAACCTGTAATAAAAGCGGTGTTTTTTCCAAATTTAGATTCTTTGCCGATCATTTCGATGTTGAACATGGCTACAACATCATCAGGATTTAGTTTTTCTGAGAAATACCTTGCGCCAAAACCGCCAATTTCTTCTGCAGTAAAAGCAACAAAGATTAAAGTGCGTTCGTTATTTTTTTGTGCTTTGTAATATTTTGCCAGGGCAATCATCGCCGTTGTGCCCGAGGCGTCATCATCAGCGCCGTTAGCAATACTATCACCATCTACCGGTTTTAAAAATCCCAGGTGATCATAATGACCTGAGAAAATTACAATTTCTTTCGCTTTTGATTTACCTGGAATTACACCTGCAACATTGAACAAGGGCATTTGGGTTACCTTGCTTTTAAAAGTTGCTGAAAAATCTGTTGCGGCATCTTTACCTAAAACGAAAACCTGTATAGCGCCGTTGGTTGCTTTTACATCTTTTTCATCAACCGTTGTAGGTTTGCTGAAATGATCTTTATAACGATTAAAAAGATCAGCAAACTTATTGTCGACTAAAACGATCTGGTTTTTATTAGTGTTCAGCATGGTTCTGAACTGCGCTACAAAAGGCTTTTCAGGATCTAATTTAACAACAGTGGTGTTGGATTTATCAAGCGTAACACTTTCTGTGGTAACGCCGGTAACCATTATATTTTCTGGTGCAATTTCCTGTCCGTCTATTTTAACGCTGGTGCTTTGGTTAGCAACCTGGTATTTGTTAAAAGTTTGGCGGAATGTTTTTTCACCTGCTAAGGGCTGCAGGCCGATTTTCTTAAATTCTGATTCGATAAATGTTGCTGCTCTGTCAATACCAGGGGTAAAGGTTGCACGCCCCTGCATATCATCTGCACTTAAAGTTTTAATCAGGTGATCGGTGTACTCACGTGTGATGATTTTATCAATGTTTTGCGCTTTAAGCTGCAAACTTGCCATCCCGACAAGGGTAAAGAGGAATATTTTCTTCATATAATAAGTTATAGAGGTGTGAATTTAGGATTTTTGTTGATAATTCTGAGGTTTTGTAGTCGATAGTTTATTGGTTTATGGTCTGGTTGCTCATGATTAATAGCCTAGTGGTTTATAGTGTATCGCTTTTGTCCATGATCTATGGTCCATCTAACTATGAACCATTCGCTACGACTTCCACTAGCCATCATCCATACTATTCTCCGTCCCAATCGTATTTTTCTAGAGCACGGTATGCTTTCCCTTTTATTATTTCTTTTTTCTTTGACGACTCGGAATCGACCCTCGTTTCGTGAATATTATCGGCCACCTCAAAATGAAAATCCTTATCCTTTTTCGAATGATAAATGGATACCTCATCTCCATCCGCTATCGCGTAGTCATAAGGTCCGCGGGCACTCATCAGTTTTACAAACACAGGTAAACATTCAAAAAAGATAAACAGCAGCCCGATAAAAGTAACCGCAATTGCGGTATTGTTATCCCGGGTGCCATCTACGTTGAATTTAAGTTGCCCTAACGCCCAGTTGCGATCAGCAAAGCCAGCAATATCCGATAAACTGTCTAACTGTTTTTTGGTGTATAGCTTCTCAGTAAAAAGTCCATCAAATTCTTTACGTTTATCTACAAAACCTTCTGATTTATTGATGTTGGCTTTCAGCGAATCTAATTCTGCTGTGCGTTGTGCAATCTCTGCTTCCTTGCGTTTTGCGTATGGTCCATAGCCCATTACACCTGATGTTTCGGTGGTTTTATTTCCGAAGATCTCAAAATTAAGCTTTTGCCTATCCGCTTTAATTCCTTTCTCAAGTGAATCCCGGGTGGCTTTCTGTTGATTTAACCTACCGAATTCAACCTGATATTTTTTCTCGAAGGCTTTGTTCAGGGTATCGATTTTAGCACGTTGACCATTTAAGTAACTCACTTTTAGGCGTTCTTTAATTTCTTTATCGAAAATTTTAAGCTCTATTGGTCTCGAAATTACCATACCAATCATAATGGCCAACAGAATACGCGGTGTAGCCTGTAATAATTGTTTATTGGTGCTGGCACTTTTATTAATACTGGAGACGATGTACCGATCCATATTAAAGATGGCTGCTCCCCATAAAAAGCCGAAAACAATGGCAAAAACTACGGCCAGGTCATCGCCTTTAAATACAAAATATATGGCATAACCGCCAGAAAGTGCGGCAAATAAGCCGGTAAAAAAGATGGTGGCACCAATGCCGGTATATTTATTTTGTTCTGAAGGGTATTTTTCCAGTGTCGGGATGTGAGCGCCGGAACAAAACCAGAAGAAACGGTTCAGATTGTCCATTTGTAACTATTTATAATTAAACGCCTAAGGGTTCCAGTTGTTACAGTTTTAAGCAAAATTTTATGGCATTTTTTTGATGGCGACTGTCAAGCTGATTTTCCTATATTTGCATAAATACATTTTATAAAATGAAAGAAATATCGGTACAAGAACTAAAAGAGAAAATCGATAACAAAGAAGATTTTCAACTAATTGATGTTCGTGAAACATTCGAATATGAAGTTTCCAATCTTGATGGTGAGAATATCCCTTTAGGTGGAATTTTAATTGAAGCTGATAAGGTGGCTAAAGATAAACCGGTAATTATTCAGTGCCGTAGCGGAAAAAGAAGCGCTGCAGCAGTAATGCAGTTGGAGCAGCAATACGGATTTGAAAATCTTTATAATTTAAAAGGTGGCATTTTGGCTTGGCAAGAAGCTTTTGACCCGAATATGCCAGTATATTAATGATAGCATGAATGAGTTTTGAATGAGTGATTGTTAATAGCATAACGCTTATTCAAAATTCATTTTATAATTCTGTCATTCAATCACTCTCTAATTCAATCTTTCCACCGTGGGTAAAAAATTTGCTTTAAACATCTTCTATAACTTAGCCATTATACTTTCTATTTTTGGACTGGTTTGGTGTTACAATAATCACAAATATCTTCCAGCTGGCTTTTTGGTAGGCACAACGGCTTGTTTGTTTTACTTTAAGTATCAACTTACTAAAGACATCAGAAAAAGTTTTAAAGAAAAAGATCAGAAGTAATATCCGCTAAGCCTAAACCTGGCAGATTTTTTAAGATATACTTCCCGTTTTCAAAAGCCGGATCAGTAAATGGGTTATTCTTGGTCAGCCATGGGCCATCTAAATCGGCCCAATTACATAAGGGAGCCAGAGCAGCGGCAGCCAAAGTAGCACAACTGGTTTCGCTCATACAACCGATCAGCACTTTCATTCCAAAAGAACGGGCTTTTAAAATCATCTGATGCCCTTCGTACATTCCGCAGCTTTTCATCAGTTTTACATTAATACCATGATAAGCGCCTTTCAGTTTATCCATGTCGGCTAAACGCTGTACGGCTTCATCGGCAAGTAATGGAATAGGGCTACGCTCGGTTAACCAGGCATTTCCATCAAGATTATTTTTATCCATAGGTTGTTCAATCAGAACCACACCCTGGTTATGCAGCCAATAAATCAGGTCAATCGCTTTTATCTTATCTGCCCAGCCCTGGTTTGCATCTACATAGAGTGGTACGCTGGTCATGCTGCGGATAGTTTCGATAATTTCCTGGTCGTTATCCCTTCCCAATTTAACCTTAATCACTTTAAAAGCTTCGGCATCTTTCAGTTTTTCGCGGATTACTTCTGGGGTATCAATCCCGATGGTATAAGAAGTTATCGGCATTTTTGCAGGGTCGGCCTCATAAATTTCGTAACAGGGTTTATTTAGAAGTTTCCCTTGAATGTCGTTAAGCGCAATATCAATGGCTGCTTTAATGGCCGGTTGACCTGGTGCAAGGCTATCTAGATAGGCAATAATTTCTCCAAAGTTAAATGGAAACTGGATTTTATCCCAGTCTACCATTTGAAGAAAACTGTCCGCACTTTCGTAGCTTTCGCCCATATATGGCACCATAGAGGCTTCGCCATAACCCACAACGCCTTCATGTTCGATCTTTAATAACATTAAAGGTGTACTGGTTCGGGTAAATTTCGAGATCGAAAAAGGATGTTTTAATTCTAATTCAAATTGCCTGCAACTAATCTTCATTATCAATCGTCTTCTAAATAAATAAGGTAATTATCGCTTTACAAATTTATCTTTGTTTTATTAACGCAACTACTACTGTCATGAAAAACAGCTCAAGATTACGGTATTTTATTTATTTATCCTTAATAATTATTGGAGGATGTACCACAGGAAAAAATGCCTTACAAAAAGGTGATTACGATGCTTCTGTTGAAAAATCGGTGAGCAGGCTGCAAAACTCACCTAAAAACAGCGAAGCCATGCAAGTGCTAAAAACGGCTTACGATTTAGCTTTAAAGGATCATTTACGGAAAATTGAGGAGGCGAAAATGTCAAACGATCTATTCAGGTGGGAATCGGTGATGTACGATTATCAAAAAATAAATCAATTGGCAGATGACATCAATAGCTGTCCAGCTTGTTTAACCGTTGTACCAGGTCCATCAAAATACATCAGTGAATTAGCAGAAAGCAAGTATAATGCAGCCGCCGCCAGGTACAACTCTGGCCTTGGATATTTAAGAGAGAACAACCGTCAGGCAGCAAAGAAGGCCTATTATGAATTTGAGAAAGTCGTAAATCTTCAGCCCGATTATAAGGATACCAAAGCCAAAATGGAGGATGCTTATTGGGCAGCAGTAACCAGGGTTGTGGTACAGCCAATTGTTGTAAACAGCGGCATGTACAAATTAAGCGCCGATTATTTCCAGCAGCAGATTGATCAGTTTATCGGAAATTACTCGAGAAATAAGTTTGTGATATTTTATGGCGAAACACAGGCAACAGATCAAAAAATTATTCCCGACCAGGTATTAAGCTTAAACTTTGACGATTTTGTAGTAGGCCAAACCTATGTAAAAGAAAGGGTTGAAAAGTTAAAACGCGACAGCGTGGTAATCGGCGAAACACGCGATAAAAAACCAGTTTATGGTACAGTAAAAGCCGCCTTAAGTATTTTCGAAAAGAATATCTCGTCATCAGGATTATTGGATATGAGCATTACTGATTGGAAAACAAAAAAATTGGTACGCCAACAGAAATTCCCTGGTACTTATATTTGGAAAGATAGCTGGGCCAGTTATAAGGGCGATGACAGGGCCCTGAGTAAACAACAATTGGCTATTACCAGAAGAAAAGAACAACTACCGCCACCACCAAGTGCATTGTTTTTAGAATTTACCAAACCGATTTATACCCAGCTGGTTGACGATATCAGTTATTATTATAATAATTACTAAAACTTAACCACCCCCGGCCCCTCCTTGAAAAGGAGGGGAGTTAGCACCCCCCTTTGTTTAAGGAACTGCTTTACGCACTACCTGTGCATCTCTCTTGCAGGAGAGGGATAAATTGAACATTGCAATACCATTCACGTAAATAGGGTGAGGTGGTTGTAATCCCTGCGTTAAAATAAAACATCATTGTTTAGCCCTAAAAATATAATGGCTAATATTGCAGCGATGAATACTGGCTTATACAATCCTTTCCAAAACTTCGATTTTTTATATAAAACCTGCTTTTTAAGCGGAAAAACTTTTAATTCTCCTGTAATCCAGGTGCCTTTGCTTCCAAAATGGTTATTGGAGCAGGCGGCTTTAAGTGGCGAAGAGCAGATCCAGTTTTTGGATGAGAGTATCCGTTCGTACAATACGCTGGTTATCCCGGTAAATACTGAGATAAACGAGCAGTTTTTAGATCCTTTGGAAGATAAAATAGAAGGGGCATTTGCAAAAGGTTATGATGCCATTTCTGCGCTGCCTGAACTGGATCTTTTCAACTGGATCGGCAAATTTTTATATGGCTTTGTGTATATCGAAATGCATTCGGCTTTACGGAAAGAAATGACTGCTGATGGATTAAACATGTCGCAATCTTTGATGATGAAATTTGCCAATCTGAATTTCATGATGCAGAACCTGTATACCAGCCTGGAGTTTGAAGATTTTTCACCATGGTCTATCACGGTAGTAAAACTCGAAAACGGAGAAACGCCATTCAGTTTCCGTGATGAGATTAACACCTTAACCTTCTCGTTAAAAATGAAAGATTTTGGCATTATTGCCTGTTTACAGGATAATGGAACCAATAAACGTTATCACCAGGATCTCATCAATGAGATTAAAGCCAAAGCCTTAACTGCCGAGCAGTTTGAAGAGCTGAGTGCGCGTTTTTATTATTCTGCCTATCTGTTTAACCGTTTACCCGAATATACTTTTATGCCTGTTGAAGGCACCACCTATATCGAAGCTATGCCTTTACGTGGAAACATGACTAAACCGCTTTTTGATGTTTGGCAAAACAAAGTATATGCACAGGTACTGGAAAATTTCTGGAAACCCTGGGGATACGTGGTGTTTGAGATTATTAAAAATCCTGATGAGCCAATGAGTTTCTTCGAGAAACCTTATTTACCTACTGCTGGCTAAGTTTTTACCACAGAGGTACACGGATAAACACAGATTTAAATTTTTCGATAATCAAAATGCGATTGTCACTTCGAGTGGAGTGCAACGAAGTAGAAAAATCTGTTATAGATTTATCTCCCGCTCTACGCCGCGGGGGCACGGTACTTTGGAGCGCCAAAGTACCCAAAGCGCTTTGTCAATCCGGCAAGGGGCCTTTTACACATACCCATATACATCAAAAAACAGCGGCACTTTGTTTTGTTTGTTAAAGGTAAGTGAAAGGTTTTGCAAACATGAAACACAAAACCACTGCGTTTGAGGTTTGATCGTGCCAATTGTACTATTGTGCTACTGTTTTTTGATTTTCCTGGCCCTTGGGATTGACGGCGTTCTTCGGTAAAACCTCCTGGTTTTTTTAAAGGAAGCCAGCATTACGCATA
Proteins encoded in this region:
- the carB gene encoding carbamoyl-phosphate synthase large subunit, coding for MPKDTSIRSVLIIGSGPIIIGQACEFDYSGSQAALSLKEEGITVSIINSNPATIMTDKVIGDHVYLRPLTVDSIEVILQEHIDSADLPRIDAVLPTMGGQTALNLCKEAEERGVWEKYGVKVVGVDVAAIEKTENREAFRQLMVDIGVGVAQSKIANSFLEGKEAAQEIGYPLVIRPSYTLGGSGGGFVHKKEEFDAALKRGLEASPTHEVLVEKAVLGWKEYELELLRDSNDNVIIICSIENFDPMGIHTGDSITVAPAMTLSDRCYQDMRNQAIKMMRAIGNFAGGCNVQFSVNPANDEIIAIEINPRVSRSSALASKATGYPIAKIAAKLAIGYNLDEIENQITKTTSAYFEPTLDYVIVKVPRWNFDKFKGANKELGLQMKSVGEVMAIGRTFIEALQKACQSLEINRAGLGADGRQVRNIEEIMDGLEHASWNRLFLIKDAMVMGVPLESIRKVTKIDKWFLNQIQELVLLETELKRYSLNNIPQDFFVTLKQKGFSDIQIAWLLGNVTEDEVYDRRKALGINRVYKMVDTCAAEFPAKTPYYYSTFEEENESKPSDRKKVIVLGSGPNRIGQGIEFDYSCVHGLLAAKESGFEAIMVNCNPETVSTDFNMADKLYFEPVFWEHVREIIDLEKPEGVIVQLGGQTALKMAEKLTEKGIKIIGTSFENMDIAEDRGRFSDLLKELDIPYPKYGVAENAEEAIVVANEVGYPVLVRPSYVLGGQGMSIVINDEDLEKAVVKLLGDLPGNRVLIDHFLDRAEEAESDSISDGEDVHIVGMMEHIEPAGIHSGDSFAVLPTFSLSETVTKAMEEYSIKIAKALDVRGLLNIQFAIKDEKVYVIEANPRASRTVPFIAKAYDVPYINIAAKIMLGVAKLKDFTIERKLKGYAIKEPVFSYEKFPEVTKELGPEMKSTGEAIRFIKDLEDPYFRKLYKDKSMYLSK
- a CDS encoding M20/M25/M40 family metallo-hydrolase, which codes for MKKIFLFTLVGMASLQLKAQNIDKIITREYTDHLIKTLSADDMQGRATFTPGIDRAATFIESEFKKIGLQPLAGEKTFRQTFNKYQVANQSTSVKIDGQEIAPENIMVTGVTTESVTLDKSNTTVVKLDPEKPFVAQFRTMLNTNKNQIVLVDNKFADLFNRYKDHFSKPTTVDEKDVKATNGAIQVFVLGKDAATDFSATFKSKVTQMPLFNVAGVIPGKSKAKEIVIFSGHYDHLGFLKPVDGDSIANGADDDASGTTAMIALAKYYKAQKNNERTLIFVAFTAEEIGGFGARYFSEKLNPDDVVAMFNIEMIGKESKFGKNTAFITGYERSDFGKILQKNLAGTEFTFHPDPYPDQNLFYRSDNATLAALGVPAHTISTDKIDIDKLYHSVKDEYSSLDVENILSTIKAIAKSATSIVNGTDTPTRIPKLKQ
- a CDS encoding DUF4407 domain-containing protein, whose amino-acid sequence is MDNLNRFFWFCSGAHIPTLEKYPSEQNKYTGIGATIFFTGLFAALSGGYAIYFVFKGDDLAVVFAIVFGFLWGAAIFNMDRYIVSSINKSASTNKQLLQATPRILLAIMIGMVISRPIELKIFDKEIKERLKVSYLNGQRAKIDTLNKAFEKKYQVEFGRLNQQKATRDSLEKGIKADRQKLNFEIFGNKTTETSGVMGYGPYAKRKEAEIAQRTAELDSLKANINKSEGFVDKRKEFDGLFTEKLYTKKQLDSLSDIAGFADRNWALGQLKFNVDGTRDNNTAIAVTFIGLLFIFFECLPVFVKLMSARGPYDYAIADGDEVSIYHSKKDKDFHFEVADNIHETRVDSESSKKKEIIKGKAYRALEKYDWDGE
- a CDS encoding rhodanese-like domain-containing protein, with the protein product MKEISVQELKEKIDNKEDFQLIDVRETFEYEVSNLDGENIPLGGILIEADKVAKDKPVIIQCRSGKRSAAAVMQLEQQYGFENLYNLKGGILAWQEAFDPNMPVY
- a CDS encoding DUF6358 family protein, with the translated sequence MGKKFALNIFYNLAIILSIFGLVWCYNNHKYLPAGFLVGTTACLFYFKYQLTKDIRKSFKEKDQK
- a CDS encoding dipeptide epimerase, whose translation is MKISCRQFELELKHPFSISKFTRTSTPLMLLKIEHEGVVGYGEASMVPYMGESYESADSFLQMVDWDKIQFPFNFGEIIAYLDSLAPGQPAIKAAIDIALNDIQGKLLNKPCYEIYEADPAKMPITSYTIGIDTPEVIREKLKDAEAFKVIKVKLGRDNDQEIIETIRSMTSVPLYVDANQGWADKIKAIDLIYWLHNQGVVLIEQPMDKNNLDGNAWLTERSPIPLLADEAVQRLADMDKLKGAYHGINVKLMKSCGMYEGHQMILKARSFGMKVLIGCMSETSCATLAAAALAPLCNWADLDGPWLTKNNPFTDPAFENGKYILKNLPGLGLADITSDLFL